In Aspergillus flavus chromosome 3, complete sequence, one genomic interval encodes:
- a CDS encoding putative ergosterol biosynthesis protein Erg28 (putative membrane protein), with amino-acid sequence MAAILSYLPPFEGFLPKWLFLVSVVSSANSIQAYRSDSYAAELYNGRSADGRPLTNPLSSRTFGTWTFLSAVIRMYAAYNITTPVAYDLAIWTFGIALVHFVGEWLGFGSAQLKGRFVSPLIVASSTLAWMLTQRESYLAA; translated from the exons ATGGCTGCTATTCTCTCTTACTTGCCTCCTTTTGAGGGCTTTCTGCCCAAGTGGCTTTTCCTT GTCTCGGTGGTCTCTTCGGCAAACAGCATTCAAGCGTACCGATCCGATTCCTACGCCGCGGAGCTCTACAATGGACGATCCGCTGATGGTCGTCCGCTAACCAACCCCTTATCCTCTCGCACCTTTGGTACCTGGACTTTCCTCTCCGCTGTGATCCGAATGTACGCAGCTTACAACATCACGACCCCTGTGGCATATGACCTTGCTATATGGACTTTCGGAATCGCCTTGGTACACTTTGTTGGCGAGTGGCTGGGTTTCGGTAGTGCCCAACTCAAGGGGCGTTTCGTCAGCCCTCTTATTGTTGCGTCATCAACTTTAGCTTGGATGTTGACACAGAGGGAAAGCTATCTCGCTGCCTAA
- a CDS encoding oxidoreductase: MASERVAWLGLGNIGRGMSRNIALKGPQTTPIVLYNRTTSRATAFADSIGSNKATVATTIPEAVAQATITFICVGDDHALDQIITTIISDSSLDLTSKLIVDCSTVHPNTSRRIHATLTERGATFIACPVFGAPNMADAGQMIVVPAGKQEAIDRLQPFFEGVTAKATLPLPGDDVGRASQLKILGNTFILNTVETVAEGLVLAEKSGLGADMYQKWIHTWLGGPFAKYADRMVEGDYHKREEPLFAVDLARKDLGHATSIAQDAGMRLRSVEVTDAYLQEVKKEKGVKGDVAGVYGAIRKESGLEYDN; the protein is encoded by the exons ATGGCTTCAGAAAGAGTAGCATGGCTCGGCCTGGGCAACATCGGCCGG GGTATGAGCCGCAACATCGCCCTAAAAGGCCCCCAAACAACACCCATAGTCCTCTACAACCGCACAACATCCCGAGCCACCGCCTTCGCCGACTCAATCGGCTCCAACAAAGCCACCGTCGCAACCACCATCCCCGAAGCCGTGGCACAGGCTACAATCACCTTCATCTGCGTCGGCGATGACCATGCCCTTGACCaaatcatcaccaccatcatctccgACTCCTCCCTAGACCTCACCTCCAAACTCATCGTCGACTGCTCCACCGTCCACCCCAACACCTCCCGCCGAATCCACGCCACCCTCACAGAGCGCGGCGCAACCTTCATCGCCTGCCCCGTCTTCGGCGCCCCCAACATGGCCGATGCAGGCCAGATGATCGTCGTCCCCGCCGGAAAGCAAGAGGCGATTGACAGACTCCAGCCTTTCTTCGAGGGCGTCACGGCAAAGGCCACCCTCCCTTTGCCTGGCGATGACGTCGGCCGTGCCTCCCAGCTTAAGATCCTGGGTAACACTTTCATTCTTAACACCGTTGAGACGGTTGCAGAGGGTCTTGTGCTGGCGGAGAAATCTGGTCTCGGGGCCGATATGTATCAGAAATGGATCCATACGTGGCTGGGTGGCCCGTTTGCGAAGTATGCGGATCGGATGGTCGAGGGTGATTATCATAAGCGCGAGGAGCCGCTGTTTGCGGTTGACCTGGCGAGGAAGGATCTGGGGCATGCGACTAGCATTGCGCAGGATGCggggatgagattgaggagTGTGGAGGTTACTGATGCGTATTTGcaggaggtgaagaaggagaagggcgtgAAGGGGGATGTTGCCGGTGTATATGGGGCGATCCGGAAGGAGTCTGGGTTGGAGTACGATAATTAG
- a CDS encoding galactose-1-phosphate uridylyltransferase (unnamed protein product), with protein MVENVLDDISHRRYNPLRGSYILVSPHRTKRPWQGAQESPSKTTLPTYDPACYLCPGNKRAQGDANPKYEKTFVFVNDYSAVKEEQAPYSPDNADDLESFFLKAEPVTGKCYVLTFSAAHNLTLADLSPAEIAPVIDAWTEIYSAHLSPKSPLAALAPATTLPPNSPTADLAKPKEQYRYMQIFENKGAAMGCSNPHPHGQVWTTSSLPEEPAMELEQLKKYRKEHGGKHMLEDYAALESQKKERVVFENGAFLVVCPWWGVWPFETMIVSKQHKRALVDLNANEKAQLAEAIAEITRRYDNLFETHFPYSMGIHQAPLDGTDEEIESSYLHLHFYPPLLRSATVRKFLVGYEMMGEPQRDITPEQAAARLRNCGGELYRKKLDG; from the exons ATGGTCGAAAAcgttcttgatgatatctccCATCGGAGGTACAACCCACTCCGCGGTTCTTACATCTTAGTCTCCCCCCACAGAACTAAGCGTCCTTGGCA AGGAGCACAAGAAAGCCCTTCCAAGACAACTCTGCCCACCTATGATCCTGCTTGCTATCTGTGCCCAGGCAACAAGCGTGCGCAAGGAGATGCGAACCCCAAGTACGAAAAGACCTTCGTTTTCGTCAACGATTACAGCGCTGTCAAGGAGGAGCAAGCGCCATACAGCCCAGACAATGCCGACG ATCTGGAATCTTTCTTCCTGAAGGCAGAGCCTGTCACTGGCAAATGTTATGTGCTCACCTTCTCAGCGGCCCATAACCTCACCTTGGCAGATCTGTCTCCGGCCGAAATTGCTCCCGTCATTGACGCTTGGACCGAAATCTACAGTGCACATCTGTCACCTAAGTCACCGTTGGCTGCTCTTGCTCCTGCGACCACCCTTCCTCCCAACTCCCCAACCGCTGATCTGGCCAAGCCCAAGGAGCAATATCGGTATATGCAGATCTTTGAGAACAAAGGCGCGGCTATGGGATGCTCAAACCCTCACCCCCATGGACAAGTCTGGACCACCAGCTCGCTACCCGAAGAGCCAGCTATGGAGCTGGAACAGCTTAAGAAATACCGCAAAGAGCACGGAGGCAAGCACATGCTGGAAGATTATGCGGCCCTCGAAagccagaagaaggagcgtGTAGTGTTTGAGAACGGAGCATTCCTGGTTGTCTGCCCCTGGTGGGGAGTTTGGCCATTCGAGACGATGATTGTTAGCAAACAACACAAGCGTGCGCTCGTTGACCTCAACGCCAACGAGAAGGCACAGTTGGCCGAGGCCATCGCAGAGATCACCAGACGTTACGATAATTTGTTCGAGACGCACTTCCCATACAGCATGGGTATCCATCAGGCACCCCTCGATGGGACTGACGAGGAGATTGAGTCTTCCTATCTGCACTTGCACTTCTACCCTCCTTTGTTGCGCAGCGCGACTGTGCGAAAGTTTCTGGTCGG TTATGAAATGATGGGAGAGCCTCAGCGAGACATTACCCCCGAGCAAGCGGCGGCAAGATTAAGGAACTGCGGAGGAGAGCTGTATaggaagaagttggacgGATAA
- a CDS encoding synaptic vesicle transporter — MTGLAGAGEVPLSSKIPYWRLVLDQKVVTPEVVNYPYAGSGTEDDPYVVSWIPNDPRNPMEFSEIQKWSYTVLVSFVTLTVALVSSAYSGGMGQIVKDFDCEQEVAILGISLFVLGFAFGPLIWAPMSETFGRRHIFTSTFFLLTAFNAGAAGAQNIQTLIILRFLAGFFGSSPFGNAGGTIADMFPAAKRGIAISLFAAAPLCGPTFGPVIGGFLGSAAGWRWVEGFLAALAGVVWLAMGILLPETYAPVLLRRRAEKLSELNGQVYRSKLDIERGRATLTKTLTTALSRPWLLLFKEPIVLLFCIYMAIIYGTLYMLFAAYPIVFQEVRGWSEGIGGLAFMGILVGMIIAVACTFPDNFRYAKLCGQSTGRLAPEVRLPPSIVGGIALPIGLFWFAWTNSPTIHWMAPVAAGVPFGFGLVLVFLSVFNYLIDAYTIYSASVLAANSALRSLFGFAFPLFTTYMYRNLGIHWASSIPAFLAVACVPFPILFYLYGAQIRKRCVYAAEAEAFMQRLAAKQNPPPRQEQEPAQEKTTVAEKAESVYMSSDSDDSDSLSTIPSQVALDRRGSRASRKSGHSLGRTATQYEENPYDIDRSSWRGSVCFWIKGQISKSYGKSSQVPVQLSRIHLYPTIFVLPSQRDKSVLSRGWQWSLFAFSRVAM; from the exons ATGACCGGTTTAGCCGGGGCCGGCGAGGTGCCTCTATCCTCCAAGATACCCTACTGGCGTTTAGTCCTCGACCAAAAGGTTGTTACACCCGAAGTGGTTAATTATCCTTATGCTGGATCAGGAACCGAAGATGACCCTTACGTTGTCAGTTGGATCCCTAATGACCCGCGCAACCCAATGGAGTTCAGTGAGATCCAAAAATGGTCCTATACTGTTCTAGTCTCTTTTGTCACCCTCACCGTTGCATTGGTTTCCTCTGCATACTCAGGCGGCATGGGTCAGATTGTCAAGGATTTCGACTGTGAACAGGAAGTCGCTATCCTCGGAATTTCCCTCTTTGTCCTGGGATTTGCCTTTGGGCCATTGATCTGGGCACCAATGAGTGAGACCTTCGGTCGTCGACATATCTTCACTAGCacattcttcctcctcactgCTTTCAATGCGGGAGCTGCGGGAGCTCAGAATATTCAAACCCTTATTATTCTACGGTTCCTCGCAGGATTTTTCGGGTCATCCCCTTTCGGAAATGCAGGAGGTACGATTGCAGATATGTTTCCGGCTGCAAAGCGTGGTATTGCAATCAGTCTCTTCGCTGCAGCACCGCTCTGTGGTCCGACGTTTGGGCCGGTGATTGGGGGCTTCCTCGGCTCTGCCGCGGGCTGGCGTTGGGTGGAAGGCTTTCTAGCGGCGTTAGCAGGCGTGGTGTGGCTGGCTATGGGCATATTACTACCAGAGACATACGCTCCAGTCCTCCTGCGTCGTCGAGCTGAAAAGCTTTCTGAGCTGAATGGTCAAGTCTACCGTAGCAAACTGGATATCGAACGAGGTAGAGCGACGTTGACAAAGACACTGACTACGGCTCTCTCCCGCCCTTGGCTTCTGCTCTTTAAAGAGCCAATTGTGCTTCTGttctgtatatatatggcTATCATATATGGGACATTGTACATGTTGTTTGCAGCCTATCCGATCGTCTTCCAGGAAGTCCGTGGCTGGAGTGAAGGTATTGGGGGCTTGGCTTTCATGGGAATTCTAGTAGGAATGATCATCGCAGTGGCTTGCACCTTTCCGGACAATTTCCGTTATGCTAAGCTGTGTGGGCAAAGTACGGGTCGTCTTGCACCCGAGGTCCGTCTTCCGCCCAGTATTGTTGGAGGAATCGCTCTGCCTATCGGCCTTTTCTGGTTCGCATGGACGAACTCCCCAACCATCCACTGGATGGCGCCGGTTGCTGCAGGCGTACCATTTGGGTTTGGATTAGTCTTGGTCTTCCTCAGTGTCTTCAACTATCTGATCGATGCCTACACGATCTATTCAGCATCGGTCCTTGCAGCTAACTCAGCTCTCCGGTCTTTATTCGGCTTCGCCTTTCCTCTATTCACCACCTACATGTATCGCAACCTAGGCATTCACTGGGcctcttccattccagcttTCTTGGCCGTTGCGTGTGTGCCATTCCCTATTCTCTTCTATCTTTACGGGGCTCAGATTCGTAAGCGTTGTGTTTACGCTGCTGAGGCCGAGGCATTCATGCAGCGTCTCGCAGCCAAACAGAATCCACCCCCGCGTCAAGAGCAAGAGCCAGCTCAAGAGAAGACGACTGTGGCTGAGAAAGCCGAGTCTGTCTATATGAGCAGTGACAGTGATGACTCCGATAGCCTTTCCACCATTCCATCCCAGGTTGCACTTGACCGACGAGGTTCTCGGGCCTCTAGGAAGTCTGGACATTCTTTAGGTCGCACAGCGACACAGTATGAGGAAAATCCCTACGACATTGACCGG AGCTCATGGAGGGGTTCCGTATGCTTCTGGATAAAAGGCCAGATATCCAAATCCTATGGAAAATCAAGCCAAGTTCCGGTACAACTTTCGAGGATACACCTTTACCCGACAATCTTCGTACTGCCGTCGCAGAGGGACAAGTCCGTGTTGAGTCGTGGCTGGCAGTGGAGCCTATTTGCATTCTCACGAGTGGCCATGTAA
- a CDS encoding F-box domain protein: MATNPSGLHLYSLPNEILCPLPTHSLLPLTTVSHRFYALILRILHYRILVSVSLNKYNLMLDCLNPSSYSTKPHVFCKYLGTDGLSSQYEGKGSLYENVDTAQQLGRLGSLYSRFRPRVVAMGRIGGARRFASAVHPEQPESSVVTLPIELEAFENFIQICVAVNIVEVMWGSNFPLGAVTVDNGVIRLFRDWLKTHAKHSGQSHGSSPESEESDNTACSLTSEAPYQMVWVGQKKNVGLKVRVKEKDFMFENVNRAWGGPVLPYHNEGQSACYELTIEELHVRTTRLFMTLEKSLEHSFPKVVNLIRSHG, from the exons ATGGCCACTAATCCCTCGGGGCTCCACCTCTACTCCCTTCCAAATGAG ATCTTATGCCCATTGCCAACCCACTCCCTTCTCCCCTTAACGACGGTTTCCCACCGGTTCTATGCATTAATATTGCGGATCCTGCACTACCGCATTCTTGTCTCTGTATCACTGAACAAATACAACCTTATGCTCGACTGTCTCAATCCAAGCTCGTATTCTACTAAACCCCACGTCTTTTGCAAATACCTCGGTACGGATGGTTTGAGTAGCCAGTATGAAGGGAAGGGCTCACTGTACGAGAATGTTGATACAGCACAGCAGCTAGGGAGACTCGGTTCCCTATATTCTAGATTTCGACCCAGGGTAGTAGCAATGGGGAGAATCGGCGGAGCAAGGCGTTTTGCATCAGCGG TCCACCCGGAGCAACCGGAAAGCTCAGTCGTGACACTTCCTATCGAACTAGAAGCGTTCGAAAATTTCATCCAAATATGTGTAGCCGTGAATATAGTGGAAGTGATGTGGGGAAGTAACTTTCCTCTGGGTGCAGTGACTGTTGACAACGGGGTTATTAGGTTGTTCAGAGACTGGTTAAAAACCCATGCGAAGCATTCCGGTCAATCTCATGGGTCCTCTCCAGAGTCGGAAGAATCCGATAATACTGCCTGTTCGTTGACCAGCGAGGCCCCTTATCAAATGGTTTGGGTGGgtcagaaaaagaatgttGGACTTAAGGTGCgggtcaaggagaaggattTTATGTTCGAAAATGTGAATAGGGCTTGGGGTggtccagttcttccttaTCACAATGAGGGCCAATCCGCTTGCTATGAATTGACTATAGAAG aattacATGTCCGGACTACTCGTCTCTTTATGACACTGGAGAAGTCCTTAGAGCACAGTTTTCCCAAAGTTGTGAACTTGATACGGAGCCACGGATAG